From the Euphorbia lathyris chromosome 6, ddEupLath1.1, whole genome shotgun sequence genome, one window contains:
- the LOC136233642 gene encoding probable xyloglucan galactosyltransferase GT11 has protein sequence MIGRGSNKFWYIILASFLLWFLLLFFRHSDLQNYNTQVSLYRTHFIDTYESYSVHKSNNNNDKEIKHQSQDIHAKESVVAPIPIEIGSEPKIKKDVRPDNHQKYLTVNETKSINKVFASTDYKNLTSVSVEKINKQPSINGDSDSESCSGRYIYMHRIPRQFNEDLIKHCELLSEWSNMCIFVSNFGFGPRLSDASFVPKTGWFHTNQFMLEVIFHNRMKTYKCLTNDSSLASAIFVPYYAGLDVARYLWDSNNQMKDYNPNSLTKWLRKRPEWKKLSGRDHFLVAGRITWDFRRTTDEASGWGNKLMFLPESKNMTILTIESSPWHANDFAIPYPSYFHPSTDEQVYTWQNRVKNLNRKYLFSFAGGPRPPAKDRIRAKIVEQCRFQTKRCKLLECQDKGNKCYKPVNVMKFFQTSSFCLQPPGDSYTRRSTFDSILAGCIPVFFHPGSAYVQYSWHFPKDYTKYSVFIPEDEVNNGNTSIESVLDKIPKGKRIAMREQVIKLIPGVVYGYPNSSMEILEDAFDISIDGVLERVENIRRNIREGKNVSSVNEEKEEFSWKKNLIGTSAEHDWEKFFRKQ, from the coding sequence ATGATAGGAAGGGGCTCCAACAAATTCTGGTACATTATTTTGGCCTCTTTtcttttatggtttttattgcTTTTCTTCCGTCATTCTGATTTACAAAATTACAATACCCAAGTTTCCTTATACAGAACCCATTTTATTGATACATATGAATCTTATTCTGTTCATAAGAGTAACAATAACAATGACAAGGAAATCAAACATCAATCACAGGATATTCATGCTAAAGAATCTGTTGTAGCTCCCATTCCTATTGAAATTGGAAGTGAACCAAAGATCAAGAAAGATGTGAGACCTGATAACCACCAAAAGTACCTTACTGTGAATGAGACCAAATCCATCAACAAAGTTTTTGCAAGCACAGATTATAAAAATCTTACTTCTGTTTCTGTTGAGAAAATCAACAAACAGCCTAGTATTAATGGGGATTCAGATTCGGAATCATGTTCGGGGAGATACATTTATATGCATCGTATTCCCAGACAATTCAATGAAGATTTGATTAAGCATTGTGAGTTGCTAAGTGAATGGAGTAATATGTGCATTTTCGTGTCGAATTTCGGGTTCGGTCCTAGGCTTAGTGATGCTAGTTTCGTTCCAAAAACAGGATGGTTTCACACTAATCAATTCATGTTGGAAGTCATTTTCCATAACAGGATGAAAACATACAAGTGTTTAACAAATGATTCATCCTTAGCATCAGCAATTTTTGTGCCTTACTATGCCGGTCTTGATGTAGCTAGATATCTATGGGATTCAAATAACCAAATGAAAGATTACAATCCTAATAGTCTTACAAAGTGGTTAAGAAAGAGACCTGAATGGAAAAAACTATCTGGTAGAGATCATTTTTTGGTTGCAGGAAGAATAACTTGGGATTTCAGGAGAACAACAGATGAAGCTTCAGGCTGGGGAAACAAGCTTATGTTTTTGCCTGAATCTAAAAACATGACCATTTTAACAATCGAATCAAGTCCTTGGCACGCTAACGATTTCGCCATCccttatccttcttatttccatccTTCAACAGATGAACAAGTCTACACATGGCAGAATAGAGTGAAGAACCTGAACAGGAAGTACTTGTTTTCATTTGCAGGCGGACCTAGGCCGCCTGCCAAGGACAGAATTCGAGCTAAGATCGTTGAGCAATGTCGATTTCAAACTAAAAGGTGCAAGCTTCTTGAATGTCAGGATAAAGGGAATAAATGTTATAAACCAGTTAATGTGATGAAATTCTTTCAGACATCTTCATTCTGTCTACAACCTCCAGGGGATTCTTACACAAGGCGTTCGACTTTTGATTCCATTTTAGCAGGTTGTATTCCAGTTTTCTTCCATCCGGGTTCAGCTTACGTTCAGTATTCGTGGCATTTCCCAAAAGATTATACAAAATACTCAGTGTTCATACCAGAGGATGAGGTAAACAATGGAAACACAAGCATTGAGAGTGTACTAGATAAGATACCGAAAGGGAAAAGAATAGCTATGAGAGAGCAAGTGATAAAGCTAATACCAGGAGTGGTGTATGGATATCCAAATTCAAGCATGGAAATACTTGAAGATGCATTTGATATTAGTATTGATGGAGTTCTAGAAAGAGTTGAGAATATTAGAAGGAATATTAGAGAAGGAAAGAATGTTAGTAGTgttaatgaggaaaaggaagaatTCAGTTGGAAGAAAAACTTGATTGGGACAAGTGCTGAACATGATTGGGAAAAATTCTTTAGAAAACAGTAG